The nucleotide window CCTGACCGGCACTGACCCAAGCAACATACCCTTACCCAATCACGTACATACCATTTTGTCGGTGACATTTAGTCCTGACGGGAGACTGCTCGCGTCCGCGGGACCGGACGGGACGGTCCGACTTTGGGATCCGATCACACGTCAGGCCGTTGGCGCTCCGCTCACCGGACATACGAACGAAGCGACCACTGTGGCGTTCAGCCCTGACGGGAGACTGCTCGCGTCCGCGGGATCGGACGGGACGGTCCGACTATGGGACCCGATCACACGTCAGGCCGTTGGCGCTCCGCTCACCGGACATACCGGTGCCGTGACCGCCATGACGTTCAGCCCGGACGGCAGGCTCCTGGCCACTGCCGGTGACGACAGGACCTTACGGCTGTGGACCACAGCCACCTGGCAACCGGTGAGCACGCCGTTGACCGGCCACACCGCGGCAGTCGTGGCAGTTGCCTTCAGCCCCGACAGCTCAACCGTCGCCACCGCGAGCATGGACACGACGATACGGCTCTGGCACCCCGCCCACTACGTCGAGCCCGTCGAATACATCTGCAGCATCGTAGGACCCCCAACCAGCACGGAGTGGAGAGGATTCGCCCCGGGTGAACCTCTCCCGAGAGTGTGCGCATAGCACTCGAAATTCTTGAGGTCCGGCGCTTCAGGCGCGGTCAGAGAGACCTATGGCGGCTCGCAGGTCGACGCGAACGCGCTGCCCTGGCATCCGTCCTCGTAGGACATGAAGAGCACGGTGCCGCCCCGACGCTCGTTGCCGCAGCTGCAGCCCATCGCCTCTCCCTCACCTCGGCGGCCATCGCCGCCACAAGGGTCTTGCGATCCCGGCCGACCAGGGCAGCGATCTGCTCCGCGTTTTCCGCGGATGCGAGGCGCTGCCGTTCGCCGGCGAAGCCGTCGAGCGGCAGCGGCCCGGCGAACCGCCGCGTCCAGTGCGGCCGGTGACAGCGGGTCGCGCCGCCGACGCTGCACCGGCTCAGACGCCTTCCAGCCGGTCTGGCAGCACGCCTACAGACATGGCCTTAGGCAACCGAGACGCCGGCCAGCGCCAGTCATCCCGGTAGCGGCAAGCCCTGACCACTTCGACCTCTACTGGGAGGTCACGCCACACCGCTCGACCGAATCACCACAGGCCAAAGCCCTCGCCTCTGTCCGGCGTCGGTGAGCACTTCGGGCGCGGTGACCACTTCGCCAACCTGCACCCAATCTGCTCCCAGTTGCAAGGTCGGACCAACCGACGGCTCCTTACCGCCTTGACCTGCGCACACTCCCCTACCAGGCGACATAGAGCTTCGCCGACTGCTGCGCAGAACCACGGAGCACTCCGCGGGAAACAGGACGCCGCACCGGCTCTGACCTGCGATAACGTGGAGCCGCAGGCAGGGGTCAGTGCAGTTGAGCGCCGTTCGATGCCGTTGGACGCAGTTCACGGCCGTTCAGGGCACCCCGCTGCTCCCAACCTGCTCCCCCAACCCGGCTCGCACCGGCTCGCCGACCGCTGACCGCTCGTAAACTGCCGGCCAGTGCTTTGGCTGGCACCAGCGCTGCCCCCTTAGCCGCATCGGTTGATCGGGAAGTACGCTCACGATCGCCGCGCATTGTCAGCGGCAGAAGAGTGTGTCGACGGCTCCACACTCTCGCGGCCGCTTGTGATCAGTGTGCAACGACGACGGTGCGTACGACGCCATCAGCAGTCTCGGATGCTCGGTCGAAAGCCTCACCAGATCACACTCGGTAGTACTGCACGACGCAGAACTCGTTGTCCTCCGGGTCGGTCATGACGAGGACTGCGCCCTCTTGGTAGTCATGCCGTTCACCTGTCCACCGCCCGCCCAACATCCCGATCCGATCGACCGCTTCGTCAACGTCGGTAACGGCGATGTCGAGATGTAGTCGCGTCTTGCCGGCCTTGGGCTCCGGGACCGGCTGGAATGTCAGCACCGGGCCGCCCCCAGCGACAGTGACGCGCCGCCAGCCGGGAAGAGACTCCGTCACGCGTCCTCCAAGCACCACGGACCAGAAGTCGGCCAGTCGCTGCGGATCCCGGCAGTCGACCGTGACTCCGGCAAGTCGGCCCAGTGTCTCCACGACACCGACCATAGCGACGATGTGCAGCCCGCTCCACTGGGGCGCACTCATCTCGGCTATGAGCGGACGTCGCCGCTGGCCGAGTTGCTGGCGACACAGGCGGACGAGCCGGTACCCCCGGCGATTCCGGTGCAACTCAACTGGACGGCGTGACCGGGGACCGCATGCCGAGCCACTGGTCGGCGTCCCAGGCATGGAACCTCTCTACCTCGGTAAACCCCAGCTTCGCCGCGAGGCGCATCGAGCCGACGTTGGCGGTCTGGGTGGCGAGCACCACCGGCCCACCGGGAAGGACATGGTCGAGCCAGCCGAGTGCCGCCGCGCACGCCTCGACGGCATACCCGAGTCCCCACGCCCGCGGCAGAAACAGGTAACCGAGATCGACCTTCCCCATAGCAGACGGGCGGTGCCTGGCCGGTCTCCTGAGCAGGATCTGGCCGATCATCATTCCGTCGAGATCGACGACGAAACTTCCCGGCCACTGCTCGGGCACCTCGGGCAGTTCGCGCTCAAGCACGTCGCGCGGGCGCGGACCGCCGAGATAGGTATGCACCTCTGGAGAGGCAAGCAGCTCGATGAACGCCGCACGGTCCCGGGCCTCGGTCTCACGAAGCACGAGCCTCTCAGTCCTGATCGGCTCAGGCGGCCAAGCCACAGATCCGAGATCTTGCATCCGGGCACGCTAGCAGAACGTCCAACGCCCCAACTCGATCTAAGTTCCGGGGCCACAACGTTAGGACCAGATCGACGTCTGCGGCCACGCCCAGCTGCCCTACCCGTGCCCCCGGAGACCGCACCATGAACTCCCACATCAACGATGACCCTGCCATCCCCGATCCCGAAGAACGCGCCGCACGTAATACCGCTCTCTTCAGAGACAACATCGGAACCGGCTTCTGGGTGACGACGGCCGTCCCGCACCCTGGCCCGACGACATCGACGAGTGGCAACAGCCCGCCACCACCAACCCGTGGCACTCCTGCCCGGAGACCAGGTCAATTCCATGAGCCGAACCCAGGCCAATTAGATGAGCGCCCACACCGCCCTGCCCCGGCTGTGTGCTGAGGGCGCCACCGTGATCTGGACCAGGGCGCGGCGGGACTCGGACCTGACACCAGCAGTACGGGAGTGGCTTCGGGATGCCGGCTTCGTGGAGCAGGCATTCCACGCTCCGGACGACGTTCGATTCTCTGTCGGCGTGCACCGGTTCGAAACTCCGCCCCAGCCTTTGGATCCTGCGGGAAGCCTCTTCACGTTCCTGCACTGACAGCAGCTGGCCTGCCAGCCAACGTGCCCGGTTGAGTTGAAGCGGAACTTGGAGCCGCTACGCCGCCACCAGCGGGAATGGTCCTCGGCACCTGCTCACGGGGCGTCTCAGGCTGCCATCGTTGGTCGCTGGCTGACGACGTTTGACAGCGTCTTGTGCCCCCGGTGTGCCCCACGCTGCCAGGATCGGCCAGACGTACCTCAGCCTCGCCCGGCACTGCTTAGCGGTGTCGCCGAAGTACGGGTGTTCCGGCCGGGCACCCCGCCTTAGCTACGTCGGTGGCTACTCAGCCTGCTGGGAGTCGTCTGATGCATGAGCAGCCGGGCCAACGCCAGCGTCGATGAGGTGGTTTCATTTGATCATGATGCAGCCCTTACGCCGTGCCGCCTACCGGCTCTACGCGCACCGCCTCCGCACGCAGCTCGGCGGTAAGTCGCTGCCACGGCACGTAGCCATGGTCATGGACGGGAATCGCCGGTGGGCCAGGCAGGCGGGCTTCAATGAGCCCGGAGTCGGCCACCGGTACGGCGCAGAGCACATTCACGAGGTACTGGCCTGGTGTGCCGATATGGGCATTCATCACGTCACTCTGTTCGTCGCCTCTGTCGACAACATGCGTAAGCGGGCATCCGAAGAGGTCGAGAACCTGATGCGGATGATCGAGGAGGTCGTCGCGGAGCCGCTTCTCCGTCCGTCCAACCCCTGGCAGCTCCATTTGGCCGGCCGCGCCGACGTCCTACCCGACTCGACACGACACGCACTGAAACTCGCGGAAGACGCCACACGTGAACGCGGTGCCGACTTCCACCTCACGGTCGCCATCGGCTACGACGGCCGCGAGGAGATCGTCAGCGCAGTCCGTTCTCTCCTCGAACAGGAAGCACAGGCGGGCGCCACACTGGAAGACGTCGCGCAGCGGCTAACCGCCGACGATCTCGCGGCGCACCTGTACACCGGCGGTCAGCCCGACCCTGATCTCGTCATCCGTACCAGCGGAGAACGCCGCATGTCCGGGTTCCTGCTCTGGCAGGCCGCCTACTCCGAGCTGTACTTCTGCGACGTGTACTGGCCAGGCTTCCGAAAAATTGACTTCCTCCGCGCCCTGCGCTCCTACTCGGCCCGCAGCCGACGATTCGGAGCGTGACCAGCTCCACATAGCCAGCGATGACCGGCTCGACGCTGTCCACAATCGCGGCGGCGCAGGCTGCGCAGCTTCGTCGGTCATGTGCCCCGTAGTGATCGACTCATCCGCCCACGGCAGTCACCCCACCACAGCGTCGAGCGAGATCCGGGCCATGATCGCCGTTAGGTCAGCGAGGGGCCGCGTCACCGCCGGGACCGCACCAATGGGACGGCCGCAACTTCCAGCGGAAATCATCGCTGAAGAGTTGATCTAGGCGAGAAGCTGCGGCAGGCCGCACCTACCATGACCTCACATACGGCTGGAGCTGACCGAAGTGATCACGCGCCTCAGGTAAGCCCCACCTGGTGGCTCAGGATGGCGAGGAGCAGACCGGCGAGGACTCCGATGACGAGCATCCAACGCTCACGGCGGATGCTCTGCCGCCTCTCGGCATCAGCTCGCTCGGTGGTCTCCTGGTCTCGTTTCAACATTACGTCGGTGCTGCTGAGCGTCGTTTCGGTCAGCCGCACAGGACGATCCAGGGTGATTCTGAGGCCCGGGGGCACCCCTTCGGAACGCGCTGCGTCGTTGGTCTCTCGCAGGCTCTTCAGGATGCTGCCGAGCTCCGCTCGCTGGCGCTTCAGCTCCGTCGTCTCCCGGTGGAAGTGGTCCCGTTCCGACAGGTGGGGATCGAGGTTCTCCCGCTCGACCAGGGCGTCAACGGCGGCCCGGAAGGCTCTGCGTCGCGTCGAACGGGCCCAAAACAACACGCCGAAGGACGCAAGCCAACCCACGCCCCACAGCAGCGTAGGCAGGTCGCCGTCCTCGACGGGGAGATACGGATAGTGGTCCGGGAGGATCGTCGTAGCCGTGCTAATCACCCAGCCGTGGAAGGCCACGGACGCGATACTGACCGGCACTGTCGCCAGCACGGCCAGGCGGATCAGCGGTCGGCCGGGCTTGCCGCCTGTCCTCACGAACGGAGTGCTCCCGTCCGAGATAGGCGTAGGGCAAGGCCCAGTAGACAACCACCGCCAGCACGCCGGTCATAACCGACGCGGCACGTCCGGAGAGAGTCAGAGGTGCTAGCAACAGCAGAATCAGTGAGCAGAATTCGGCTAGGAACGCCACAGCGAGAGGGTCGGTCCAGGAGTCCACGATGACCCGTCCCCGCTCGTCGCGTCGGGTCCTCGATGGGGAGCGGTGATCGTCCTTTGACCACGTAACAGACAGCATGTAACACCCGGTCGACCCTCGAGAGAGGCCGCTCTGGCCGAGTTCGGGGGACATGTGCGGGTTGTCCGAGCCGTCCCCGCCGAGGTTGGGCACGCGCAGACCGCTCGGGACAGTCGGCCCGTCCGTCACAGGAGCGACACCGCACGCACGTGCGCCCCCCGGGTGCAACGTCAGACCGATGAACTTCTACGGCCCGGCACCAGGTTCCCACTCCGGTGGGGAGTACGTGTACTTAGGAAGAGCTGGGTACGCGCGCCCATCCATCGGTTGCCAGCGATGTAGAGGATGGTTCGTATGCGAAGGACACTGATGGTGGTGACGGCCGTGATCCTGGGGCTGGTGTCGGCGAGCGGGCCGGCGGCGGCGCAGCAGCGGCCACGGGGGGTCCCTGACCGGGTCATGTTGCAGCCGGACGATCTCGGCGGGGCCGTGCCGGGGCCGGTGGAGGACGGGCTGGTGTGGTCGCTGCTACCCCAGCCGTGCGCGGACACGCCGGTGCCGCAGCCGGTCGTGAGCCGCACGCAGGCGGCCGATCTCGGTACCCGATTTCGGATCTACGAGAACGTCGCCCGGTACCGCGGCGATGGGGCACACGCGTACATCACCGAACTGAAGGCGCAGCTCGCCCGGTGCGGAGCGGGCGGCGACGAGGAGGGCTTCGACCCGGTCGCCGAGGACCACCTCGGGCCGGACACGGTGCTGTTCCTCGGCACCTACGACGAGGGCGACCGCTACGTCGGCTACGTCGCCGCCGCGGTCGGCCATTACGTGGTGGTGGTCATGATGTCGGACTCGTACCTGGGGGCGGCCGACCTGACCACGTTGAACGGGCTGGCCAGTGCCGCGATGAGCCGAGCGGCGGCGTGACGCGGGAAGGCCGGCCATCTTGAGAGGGCCGGCCTTCCCGGCCACGGGCAGCGTGACCGGGCAATGGGGGTCCCCGGACTCGCGAAGCTGCTGTGTGGCATCGCCCCATAGGTCGGTGAGACGAGTCGATGGGTGACCGCAGGACTGAGTCGCCGGCTTGGTTCGGCGCCACGCCGGCTCCGGCATCCTGTCATCGACTACACGCGGACGCCGCCCAACCGCCTCGATGGGGTGCCAGCGCTGACGCCTTCGGGTTCGCCGAAGAGGTCACCGTTCAGGAAGCCCTGCTCAGAGGTTCGCCAGTGGGATCTGGGTCTCAGCTCGCGGGATCCGTACCGACGCCACCGCGACGACAGCCAGAGCCGTGCACCGATGCGCCCCCCAGAACGCCTGACCCCGTGGTCGAGTTGCGGTGATTTTGCGGTCAACCGCGCGGCGCTCGGTCCGCAGGAGCGTCGCGACGCCGAGCTGCACGGTTCGGCGGCGCGGGGATGGTGCCGTCAGCACGAGTCGTGCCCGCCTCAGTCGCAGCCGCAGCCGCAGCCGCAGCCGCAGCCTTGGATGTGCGGCGGTGGAGCGTGAGAGTCATGACCAGCACGACCAGCCCTCCGACGATCAGCCCGAGGATCGCACTGGCCACCGTGTTGACGAGCCAGCCGACGAGCCCACCGAGAACACCAGTGGCGTCGTGGGCGGCGACCTCCACGTGGTGCACGGCCTCGTACAGGAAGTGCAGGTTCAGCTCGTTCGTGCCTAGCAGCAGGATGTGCCCGCCCACCCACAGCATCGCCGCGGTGCCGACTACCGTCAGCACGGTGAGAACCACCGGCATCGCCCTCACCAGACCGCGGCCGAACGTGGCGACGGCGCCGGAACGTTGCGACAGGCGCAGCCCGGCGTCGTCCATCTTTACGATCAGGGCCACCACGCCGTACACCAGGACGGTTATGACGACGGCGACGATAGCCAGGATCGCCAGGCGGGACCAGAACGCCTCATCGATCACCTCGTTAAGGCTGATGACCATGATCTCCGCCGAGAGGATCAGGTCGGTTCGTACCGCCCCAGACACCAGTGTCGTCTCGTCCTGCACCTTTTCCTCGCCCGCGCCGGAGGCACCGTGATGGGCGATCTTGGCCCACACCTTCTCCGCGCCTTCATAACAGAGGTAGGCGCCGCCGAGCATGAGGATCGGAGTGAGCAGCCAAGGCACGAACTGACTGAGCAGCAGCACCGCCGGCAGGATGATGAAGAACTTGTTGCGCAGCGACCCCACGGCAATGCGCTTGATAATCGGCAACTCGCGCTCGGCCGCCAGGCTCCGCACGTACTGCGGCGTGACGGCAGCATCGTCGACGACGACACCCGCAGCCTTGGCGCCGGCCTTCGCGGCGGCCGCCCCGATGTCATCGATCGACGCTGCAGCGGCCCGGGCCAGCACCGCCACGTCATCCAGCAGGGCTACGAGTCCACCGGCCAAGGGAGGGTCCTTCCAGGGTTGCGCAAAATTCGAACTGGACCATTCTCGCTCAGGTCCCTGCGTGCGGCACACCACCGCCCGGTCGCTGTCTGGATCGGCTGCGGATGCCCTTGATCGGCGGGATCTTGTCGACCAGGGGCAGTAGTTGGGTGACGTCGTGACGGTTGCCGCCATCAGGGACACGGCGAGTGGGATGCCGCCCCCGTCGGTGATGGCGTGGTGTTTCGAGCCTGGCTGCGGCGGTCGACCGGGCTCGGACCTGTTTGGGCCGCCCTTGAACGCCCGAACATACGTGCCGCCGATCACCGCCCCGGGAGATGTCCAACTGCCCGGCGATGCACTGGATCGACGGAGCGATCGAGTCGATCGGCACGGGCTACGCACTGTCCGCCGACGAACTCTGACATCACCATGCGCAGCTAGTGACGGAGCAGCGGGAAGGCTCCTGCCGCCGTCAGCAGCAGCAGCAGTGACACCGCGAACAGGGCGCGTCCAAGCGGAAGGGGCATGGAGATGAGAAACGGTGCCTGTGCGATCAACAGGCCCGCGCCGATCACGGCTTGAGCGGTTCCCACCTGCACGGGCTGGGACGGCTCTCCCACCTTCAGCCGCGCAAGCCGGACCCAGGCGGCGGGAATCCTTCGGGACAC belongs to Micromonospora ureilytica and includes:
- a CDS encoding VOC family protein is translated as METLGRLAGVTVDCRDPQRLADFWSVVLGGRVTESLPGWRRVTVAGGGPVLTFQPVPEPKAGKTRLHLDIAVTDVDEAVDRIGMLGGRWTGERHDYQEGAVLVMTDPEDNEFCVVQYYRV
- a CDS encoding GNAT family N-acetyltransferase gives rise to the protein MLRETEARDRAAFIELLASPEVHTYLGGPRPRDVLERELPEVPEQWPGSFVVDLDGMMIGQILLRRPARHRPSAMGKVDLGYLFLPRAWGLGYAVEACAAALGWLDHVLPGGPVVLATQTANVGSMRLAAKLGFTEVERFHAWDADQWLGMRSPVTPSS
- the uppS gene encoding polyprenyl diphosphate synthase, encoding MMQPLRRAAYRLYAHRLRTQLGGKSLPRHVAMVMDGNRRWARQAGFNEPGVGHRYGAEHIHEVLAWCADMGIHHVTLFVASVDNMRKRASEEVENLMRMIEEVVAEPLLRPSNPWQLHLAGRADVLPDSTRHALKLAEDATRERGADFHLTVAIGYDGREEIVSAVRSLLEQEAQAGATLEDVAQRLTADDLAAHLYTGGQPDPDLVIRTSGERRMSGFLLWQAAYSELYFCDVYWPGFRKIDFLRALRSYSARSRRFGA
- a CDS encoding DUF808 domain-containing protein, which encodes MAGGLVALLDDVAVLARAAAASIDDIGAAAAKAGAKAAGVVVDDAAVTPQYVRSLAAERELPIIKRIAVGSLRNKFFIILPAVLLLSQFVPWLLTPILMLGGAYLCYEGAEKVWAKIAHHGASGAGEEKVQDETTLVSGAVRTDLILSAEIMVISLNEVIDEAFWSRLAILAIVAVVITVLVYGVVALIVKMDDAGLRLSQRSGAVATFGRGLVRAMPVVLTVLTVVGTAAMLWVGGHILLLGTNELNLHFLYEAVHHVEVAAHDATGVLGGLVGWLVNTVASAILGLIVGGLVVLVMTLTLHRRTSKAAAAAAAAAATEAGTTRADGTIPAPPNRAARRRDAPADRAPRG